From Caldicellulosiruptor hydrothermalis 108, a single genomic window includes:
- a CDS encoding amidase domain-containing protein, giving the protein MRKIVLFLLCLILIIPNSIAYANSHKNNEEEIIKNVIESFYNTQYDAYLQMEYKDITPYLDMTKIQNQNKVIALKNLTARRKYIYQKGYCYIEKRRFPLEFNYKAIDINGNQANVILEIKLDGQNAYPPFICGGENIFKLIKMEDGWKITEHDYEDLSFYEISKEKLIREFQPKELAEMIDQEFSPDSKKVYKNFNDVELKSNVGILSLPAVNHYYSTSRAVEYANKYVFNRNTKFYDATSGGGDCTNFASQVLWYGFGANDTMNDILNKVMMVPGSYEEGWYAGPGGGSKNWENVEAFWSYMTSYKSIDTPGPRVVVVGSINSLDNGGIMQIDYYNDGRFDHTAILVDKITRKFAQHTENCYRYYSDYEGNKRFFNPYYFREIE; this is encoded by the coding sequence ATGAGAAAAATTGTACTGTTTTTGTTATGTTTAATTCTAATAATACCAAATTCCATTGCTTATGCAAATTCACATAAAAACAATGAAGAAGAAATCATTAAAAACGTTATTGAATCTTTTTACAACACTCAGTACGATGCATATTTACAAATGGAATATAAAGACATAACACCTTACCTTGACATGACTAAAATACAGAATCAAAACAAAGTAATAGCTCTGAAAAATTTAACAGCAAGAAGAAAGTATATTTATCAAAAAGGGTATTGTTACATCGAAAAAAGACGATTTCCATTAGAGTTCAATTACAAAGCTATTGATATAAACGGTAATCAAGCAAATGTTATATTAGAAATAAAATTAGATGGACAGAATGCCTATCCACCTTTTATTTGTGGTGGCGAAAATATATTTAAGTTAATAAAGATGGAAGATGGCTGGAAAATTACAGAACATGATTATGAAGATCTAAGTTTCTATGAAATTTCAAAAGAAAAATTAATAAGAGAATTTCAACCGAAAGAATTAGCTGAAATGATTGATCAGGAATTTTCTCCAGATTCCAAGAAAGTATATAAAAACTTCAATGATGTTGAATTGAAAAGTAATGTTGGTATTCTTAGTTTGCCAGCAGTAAATCATTATTATAGTACATCAAGAGCTGTTGAATATGCAAACAAATACGTGTTTAACCGTAATACCAAGTTTTATGATGCAACCTCTGGAGGAGGAGATTGCACAAACTTTGCATCTCAAGTTTTATGGTATGGATTTGGAGCAAATGATACTATGAACGATATATTAAACAAAGTGATGATGGTTCCTGGTTCATATGAAGAAGGGTGGTATGCTGGTCCTGGTGGAGGCTCAAAAAATTGGGAGAATGTTGAAGCTTTCTGGAGTTATATGACAAGCTATAAATCTATTGACACACCTGGTCCACGCGTTGTTGTAGTAGGCAGTATAAATTCATTAGATAATGGCGGAATAATGCAAATTGATTATTATAACGATGGGAGATTTGATCATACTGCAATTCTTGTAGACAAAATTACACGGAAATTTGCACAACATACTGAAAATTGTTATCGCTATTATTCTGATTATGAAGGTAATAAAAGATTTTTCAATCCATATTATTTTAGAGAAATAGAATAA